The following coding sequences lie in one Prevotella sp. oral taxon 299 str. F0039 genomic window:
- a CDS encoding glutamine synthetase III, whose protein sequence is MSNLRFQVVAEAFKKRPLEVETPAERPSEFFAKYVFNREKMYKYLPLDIYNKLIDVIDNGSHLDRSIANAVAKGMKQWAEEYGVTHYTHWFQPLTEGTAEKHDAFVEHDGKGGLIEEFSGKLLVQQEPDASSFPNGGIRNTFEARGYSAWDPTSPVFIIDDTLCIPTIFISYTGEALDYKAPLLRSLHAVDVATTAVCKYFYPEVKKVSTNLGWEQEYFLVDVDLYLARPDLMLTGRTLMGHDSAKNQQMDDHYFGTIPERVQAFMKDLEIQALELGIPCKTRHNEVAPNQFELAPIFEECNLAIDHNMLLMSLMKKVARKHGFRALLHEKPFDGINGSGKHNNWSLCTDTGVLLHSPGKTPEDNLRFVVFIVETLMAVYRHEALLKASIMSATNAHRLGGHEAPPAIISAFLGQQLSGLLKHIVDSDNETLFNVADKKGMKLDIPEIPELLIDNTDRNRTSPFAFTGNRFEFRAVGSEANCASAMIVLNTAFAEAITLFKERVDALIAKGEDQTNAIINVLREDIRTCAPIVFEGNGYSEEWVVEAKKRGLDCETSCPLIFDHYLKPDSVAMFERANVMKKNELEARNEVKWETYTKRIQIEARVMGDLTMNHVIPVATHYQSRLAKNVHNMYAIFDESKAKSLTSRNLKIIEEIAERTECIETMVENLVEARKVANKIESERDKAIAYHDTVAPIIEDIRYHIDKLELIVADELWTLPKYRELLFIR, encoded by the coding sequence ATGTCTAATTTACGATTCCAAGTTGTTGCCGAGGCGTTTAAAAAGCGTCCTTTAGAAGTAGAAACACCTGCAGAACGCCCATCAGAGTTCTTCGCAAAGTATGTGTTTAACCGTGAGAAGATGTATAAATATCTTCCTTTAGATATTTATAACAAGCTCATTGACGTGATAGATAATGGTTCGCACTTAGACCGTTCTATTGCAAATGCGGTGGCAAAAGGTATGAAGCAGTGGGCAGAAGAATATGGAGTGACCCATTATACACACTGGTTTCAACCCCTAACAGAGGGAACTGCAGAGAAACATGATGCCTTTGTAGAACACGATGGCAAAGGAGGTTTGATTGAAGAGTTTAGCGGAAAGCTACTTGTTCAGCAAGAACCCGACGCATCTTCGTTCCCTAATGGAGGAATAAGAAATACTTTTGAGGCACGAGGATATTCGGCTTGGGATCCTACATCGCCTGTGTTTATCATCGATGACACGCTTTGTATTCCTACCATCTTTATCTCTTACACAGGTGAAGCACTCGACTATAAAGCACCACTTCTACGCTCTTTGCATGCAGTAGACGTGGCAACAACAGCCGTTTGTAAGTATTTCTACCCCGAAGTAAAGAAGGTTTCAACCAATTTAGGATGGGAACAAGAATACTTTCTCGTTGATGTAGATCTTTATTTGGCACGCCCTGACTTGATGTTAACAGGCAGAACACTGATGGGACACGATTCTGCTAAGAACCAACAGATGGACGATCACTACTTTGGAACTATTCCAGAGCGTGTACAAGCATTCATGAAAGACCTCGAAATACAAGCACTTGAATTAGGAATCCCATGTAAAACACGTCATAATGAGGTGGCTCCCAATCAGTTTGAACTTGCTCCTATCTTCGAAGAGTGTAACCTTGCCATCGACCATAACATGCTTTTGATGTCGTTAATGAAGAAAGTGGCACGCAAACATGGCTTTAGAGCATTGCTACACGAAAAACCTTTCGATGGAATAAACGGTAGTGGAAAGCACAATAACTGGAGTCTTTGCACCGATACAGGCGTTCTTTTGCACTCACCAGGAAAGACTCCCGAAGACAACTTGCGTTTCGTTGTGTTCATTGTAGAGACCTTAATGGCTGTATATCGCCACGAAGCACTTCTAAAAGCATCGATAATGAGTGCCACTAACGCACATCGTTTGGGCGGACACGAGGCACCTCCTGCCATTATCTCTGCGTTCTTGGGTCAACAACTCTCTGGTCTTTTAAAGCATATTGTAGACTCTGATAATGAAACACTGTTCAATGTGGCAGATAAAAAAGGTATGAAATTAGACATTCCAGAGATACCTGAGCTACTAATTGATAACACAGACAGAAATAGAACCAGTCCTTTTGCCTTCACAGGAAACCGCTTTGAGTTCAGAGCAGTGGGTAGTGAAGCCAACTGTGCCTCTGCTATGATTGTGCTAAATACTGCCTTTGCAGAAGCAATAACATTGTTCAAAGAGCGTGTAGATGCACTTATTGCGAAGGGAGAAGACCAAACAAACGCAATCATCAACGTACTTCGTGAAGATATTCGCACTTGTGCTCCAATTGTATTCGAGGGCAATGGCTATTCAGAAGAATGGGTGGTAGAAGCTAAGAAACGTGGACTCGACTGCGAAACAAGCTGTCCTCTTATCTTTGATCACTATCTAAAGCCCGACTCTGTGGCTATGTTCGAACGTGCAAACGTGATGAAAAAGAACGAACTAGAAGCTCGTAACGAGGTGAAATGGGAAACCTATACCAAGCGAATTCAAATTGAAGCTCGTGTAATGGGTGACCTAACAATGAACCATGTCATTCCTGTTGCAACCCATTATCAAAGTCGTTTGGCTAAGAATGTACACAATATGTATGCTATTTTCGATGAATCAAAGGCTAAGAGCTTAACTTCTCGTAACCTAAAGATTATCGAAGAGATTGCAGAAAGAACCGAATGTATCGAGACTATGGTTGAGAATTTGGTGGAAGCACGTAAAGTTGCGAATAAAATAGAAAGCGAAAGAGACAAAGCTATTGCGTATCACGACACCGTTGCGCCTATCATTGAGGACATAAGATACCACATTGATAAGCTCGAATTGATTGTTGCTGACGAGCTTTGGACACTTCCTAAGTACCGAGAACTATTGTTTATACGATAG
- the metG gene encoding methionine--tRNA ligase — translation MAEKNYKRTTVTAALPYANGGVHIGHLAGVYIPADIYVRYLRLKGEEVAFICGSDEHGVPITIRAKKEGITPQDVVDRYHQLIKDSFSDFGISFDIYSRTTSKIHQQTASDFFKHLLDNNKLQEGETEQLYDEEVHQFLADRYITGECPHCHNEGAYGDQCESCGRDLSPTELINPKSTISGSTPVLRKTKNWYLPLNDYQTWLKEWILEGHKEWRANVYGQCKSWLDLDLQPRAMTRDLNWGIPVPVEGAEGKVLYVWFDAPIGYISNTKELYPNDWKKWWQDSETRLVHFIGKDNIVFHCIIFPSMLKAHGDYILPENVPANEFLNLEDNKISTSRNWAIWLHEYLQELPNKQDVLRYVLTANAPETKDNNFTWKDYQERNNNELVAVYGNFVNRALQLTKKYFNGVVPACGELLDIDKEVFNELKGVKEKVETLLNNYKFRDAQREVMNIARIGNKYMTDCEPWKLWKTEPQRVETILYVCLQLVANLAIAFEPFLPFSSKKLRQLIHIESADWSKLGATDLLTQGHQLAEPELLFEKIEDETIAFQLEKLDNIKKANEQANYKAKPIKPVVSYEDFEKLDIRVGKVLTCEKVKKANKLLKFTLDDGSGKERTIVSGIAKFYEPEDLVSKSVLFIANFEPRKLMGITSEGMILSAVDFDESLSVTTTLREVKPGSQVG, via the coding sequence ATGGCAGAAAAGAATTACAAAAGAACCACAGTAACGGCTGCTTTGCCTTATGCAAACGGTGGAGTGCACATCGGACACTTAGCAGGTGTTTACATTCCAGCCGACATTTATGTTAGATATCTTCGTTTAAAGGGCGAAGAAGTGGCATTTATTTGCGGTAGTGACGAGCATGGTGTGCCCATAACTATTCGTGCAAAGAAAGAAGGAATCACTCCTCAAGACGTTGTAGACCGTTATCATCAACTTATAAAAGATAGCTTCTCTGACTTTGGTATCAGCTTCGATATTTATAGTAGAACAACATCTAAAATACATCAACAAACTGCTTCCGACTTCTTTAAGCACCTATTGGATAACAATAAGCTACAAGAAGGCGAAACAGAACAATTATACGATGAGGAAGTTCACCAATTCTTGGCAGACAGATACATCACTGGCGAATGTCCACATTGCCACAATGAGGGTGCTTATGGCGACCAATGCGAAAGCTGTGGACGTGACCTTTCACCCACAGAACTCATCAATCCAAAGAGTACTATCAGCGGTTCAACTCCTGTTCTACGCAAAACCAAGAACTGGTATCTACCTCTTAACGACTATCAAACATGGCTTAAAGAGTGGATTTTGGAAGGACATAAGGAATGGAGAGCCAATGTTTATGGTCAATGTAAAAGCTGGTTAGACCTCGATTTGCAACCTCGTGCCATGACAAGAGACCTCAATTGGGGTATTCCTGTGCCTGTTGAGGGAGCAGAAGGAAAGGTATTATATGTTTGGTTCGATGCTCCTATCGGCTATATATCAAATACTAAGGAGCTATATCCTAACGATTGGAAGAAATGGTGGCAAGATTCTGAAACCCGATTGGTGCACTTTATTGGTAAAGATAACATCGTGTTCCACTGCATCATCTTCCCTTCTATGTTGAAAGCGCATGGAGATTATATCCTTCCTGAGAACGTTCCTGCTAACGAATTCTTAAATCTTGAAGACAACAAGATCAGTACTTCTCGCAATTGGGCAATCTGGTTGCACGAGTATCTACAAGAATTACCTAACAAACAAGACGTTCTTCGCTATGTATTAACAGCCAATGCGCCTGAAACAAAGGATAATAATTTCACTTGGAAAGATTATCAAGAGCGCAATAATAACGAGCTTGTGGCTGTGTATGGCAACTTTGTTAATCGTGCATTGCAGCTCACTAAGAAGTATTTCAATGGCGTTGTGCCTGCTTGTGGCGAGCTTCTTGACATCGACAAAGAGGTATTTAACGAGCTAAAAGGCGTGAAAGAGAAGGTGGAAACCTTGCTTAACAACTATAAATTCCGTGACGCTCAACGTGAAGTTATGAACATTGCACGCATCGGAAACAAGTATATGACCGACTGTGAGCCATGGAAATTATGGAAAACTGAGCCTCAACGAGTTGAAACTATCTTATATGTTTGCTTGCAATTGGTGGCTAACTTAGCTATTGCTTTCGAACCATTCTTGCCATTTAGCAGTAAGAAACTACGCCAACTCATTCACATTGAGAGTGCAGACTGGAGCAAATTAGGTGCTACCGACCTACTAACTCAAGGCCATCAGCTTGCTGAACCTGAGCTACTTTTCGAAAAGATTGAAGACGAAACAATTGCTTTCCAATTAGAAAAGCTCGACAACATTAAGAAAGCTAACGAACAAGCGAATTATAAAGCAAAGCCAATTAAGCCTGTAGTGAGCTACGAAGACTTTGAAAAACTAGACATTAGAGTGGGCAAAGTCTTAACATGTGAAAAGGTGAAGAAGGCTAATAAGCTTTTGAAATTTACGTTAGACGATGGCAGTGGCAAAGAAAGAACGATTGTAAGTGGCATCGCTAAGTTCTATGAACCAGAGGATTTGGTGAGCAAGAGCGTTCTTTTCATTGCCAATTTCGAGCCTCGTAAGCTCATGGGAATAACCAGTGAAGGTATGATTTTATCTGCAGTTGACTTCGATGAGTCGCTCAGTGTAACCACAACTCTTCGTGAAGTGAAACCCGGAAGCCAAGTAGGATAA
- a CDS encoding GNAT family N-acetyltransferase: MEEAIINAIDKELLKSELTPEKRLRVTNKSHNDIYVITAHNAPNVMKEIGRLREIAFRTAGGGTGKSMDIDEFDICPNCYKQLIVWNPEAEEIIGGYRYSFGEDWELDEKTGQPKLATSHMFHFSDQFIKDYMPYSVELGRSFVSLEYQNVRTNTKSIFALDNLWDGLGALTVINPKVKYFFGKMTMYPSYIRYGRDMILFFLKKYFDDKENLIVPTKPLELETDEKVFEELFNANSFKENYKILNREIRQMGYNIPPLINAYMGLSPTMKLFGTAINKGFGDVEETGILIAVDEILEEKRIRHIDSFIAANRNNLEITSGNNNVIYKEKESKE; this comes from the coding sequence ATGGAAGAAGCCATCATAAATGCTATCGACAAAGAACTTTTAAAAAGTGAGCTTACGCCCGAAAAGCGTTTACGTGTAACCAATAAAAGTCATAACGATATTTATGTTATCACTGCGCACAACGCTCCAAATGTGATGAAAGAGATTGGACGTTTGCGTGAAATAGCCTTTAGAACGGCTGGTGGTGGCACTGGAAAGAGCATGGATATCGACGAATTCGATATCTGCCCCAACTGCTATAAACAGCTTATTGTGTGGAATCCAGAGGCTGAAGAAATTATAGGAGGATACAGATATTCGTTTGGAGAAGATTGGGAATTAGACGAAAAGACAGGTCAACCAAAGCTTGCAACAAGTCACATGTTCCATTTTAGCGACCAGTTTATTAAAGACTATATGCCTTATTCGGTTGAACTTGGACGCTCATTTGTTTCGCTCGAATATCAAAATGTGCGTACAAACACTAAGAGTATCTTTGCATTAGACAATCTTTGGGACGGATTAGGCGCACTAACTGTTATCAATCCAAAGGTGAAATACTTCTTCGGAAAGATGACTATGTACCCCTCTTACATTCGCTATGGTAGAGATATGATTCTCTTTTTCCTCAAAAAATACTTCGACGATAAAGAGAACCTCATTGTTCCAACAAAGCCATTGGAGCTCGAAACCGACGAGAAAGTGTTTGAAGAGCTTTTCAATGCCAACTCATTCAAAGAGAATTATAAGATTCTTAATCGAGAAATTCGACAAATGGGCTACAACATTCCACCTCTTATTAATGCCTATATGGGCTTAAGTCCTACGATGAAGTTATTTGGGACAGCCATCAATAAGGGTTTCGGAGATGTAGAAGAAACGGGCATTTTAATTGCAGTAGACGAGATTCTCGAAGAGAAACGCATTCGACATATCGATAGTTTCATTGCTGCCAATCGCAATAACCTTGAAATTACAAGCGGCAATAACAACGTAATATACAAAGAAAAAGAGAGCAAAGAATAG
- a CDS encoding 1-acyl-sn-glycerol-3-phosphate acyltransferase produces the protein MTEKTIDIDKILKEKMGAKAKFVPSFLVRYLKHIIHQDQVNAFLHESRDKVGTPWLKECVKYLDITLQIKGEENLPNKDDGKLYTFVSNHPLGGIDGVALGSVIGQHYDSNFRYLVNDLLMNLPGLAPLCIAINKTGHQSRNFPAMVEEGFKGNNHILMFPAGLCSRKTNGLVRDLEWKKTFITKSIDTQRDVVPIHFEGTNSPFFYRLANICKMLHIPFNLAMLYLVDEMYKNVHKTFTITIGKPIPWQTFDKSKTPLEWAQEVKKRVYEL, from the coding sequence ATGACAGAGAAAACGATAGATATCGACAAAATACTAAAAGAAAAGATGGGAGCGAAGGCGAAATTTGTACCCTCTTTTCTCGTAAGATATCTAAAACACATCATTCATCAAGACCAAGTGAATGCTTTCTTACATGAAAGTAGAGACAAAGTGGGTACACCATGGCTCAAAGAATGTGTGAAATATCTCGACATCACCCTCCAAATCAAAGGCGAAGAAAACCTCCCTAACAAAGACGATGGAAAGCTTTACACCTTTGTTTCGAATCATCCCTTAGGTGGAATAGATGGCGTTGCACTCGGAAGTGTTATTGGTCAGCACTATGATAGTAATTTTCGTTACTTGGTGAACGACCTCTTAATGAACCTACCAGGATTGGCTCCGCTTTGCATTGCCATTAACAAAACAGGACATCAAAGTCGCAATTTCCCCGCAATGGTTGAAGAAGGCTTCAAAGGAAACAACCATATTTTGATGTTTCCAGCAGGACTTTGCAGTAGAAAAACGAATGGACTGGTGAGAGATTTGGAGTGGAAAAAGACCTTTATAACCAAAAGTATCGACACACAAAGAGACGTTGTCCCCATTCATTTCGAAGGAACCAACTCGCCATTCTTTTATCGTTTGGCAAACATCTGCAAGATGTTGCACATTCCTTTCAACCTTGCAATGCTCTATCTTGTAGACGAAATGTATAAAAACGTTCATAAAACATTCACCATAACCATCGGGAAACCTATTCCTTGGCAAACTTTCGACAAATCGAAAACTCCATTAGAATGGGCACAAGAGGTAAAAAAACGAGTGTACGAACTTTAA
- a CDS encoding S41 family peptidase — protein sequence MKRIAFLLAVLISTFSMIAQTNNHSSKVAKNLDVFNALYKNLDLLYVDTLDANEVIGYGINSMLNSLDPYTEYYTKEKNDELNTTLTGKYAGIGALIKYNNQLKNVVIDQAYANTPAAEAGLKKGDIILSIDDKPMTGKDNSYVSNSLRGEPGTSFKLKVKRPSTSKILTFKITRRSIQLPSVPYYGIQPGNIGYIKYTSFTEGSAKQIRSAFVDLKNKGAKGLVIDLRGNGGGSLGEAVQIVNMFVPKGITIVQTKGKLQRANAEYKTTEEPLDTIMPIVVLVDGNSASASEITSGSLQDLDRAVILGTRTFGKGLVQQVINLPYGGLMKLTTSKYYIPSGRCIQAIRYKHSNGGRMEHVPDSLTKTFYTRLGRAVKDGGGITPDIVVKADSVPNIAFYLAGVRDSNEVMFNYEVDYIAKHPNISSPEKFVISDADYQIFKDKVIKSGFKYDGETSKYLDNIIRLAKFEGYYNDAKPQLEALKEKLQHNIAHDLEYNKAFISNLLANDIVQAYYFQEGGIVHSLQQDKQWKKAVELLNNPKEYKDLLKKK from the coding sequence ATGAAACGAATTGCATTTTTACTTGCAGTGCTCATTAGCACCTTTTCAATGATTGCTCAAACCAACAATCACAGTAGTAAAGTCGCAAAAAACCTCGATGTTTTTAATGCTCTTTATAAAAATCTCGATTTATTGTATGTAGATACACTCGATGCAAACGAGGTTATAGGCTATGGCATCAACTCTATGCTCAATAGTTTAGATCCTTACACAGAATACTATACTAAAGAAAAGAACGACGAACTCAATACCACTCTCACTGGAAAATATGCGGGTATCGGTGCACTTATTAAATATAACAACCAATTAAAGAATGTTGTTATCGACCAAGCTTATGCTAATACACCTGCAGCAGAAGCGGGTTTGAAGAAAGGCGACATCATATTGAGTATCGACGACAAGCCAATGACAGGCAAAGATAATAGTTATGTAAGCAATTCTTTACGTGGCGAACCTGGCACTTCGTTTAAATTAAAGGTGAAACGCCCATCAACATCAAAGATACTTACATTCAAAATCACCCGACGATCAATTCAACTTCCTTCTGTTCCTTATTATGGAATACAACCAGGAAACATCGGTTATATTAAATATACATCGTTCACCGAAGGTAGTGCAAAGCAAATTAGATCGGCTTTTGTAGATCTAAAGAACAAAGGTGCTAAAGGATTGGTAATCGACTTGCGTGGCAATGGCGGCGGATCGCTAGGCGAAGCTGTTCAAATTGTTAACATGTTCGTTCCTAAAGGCATCACTATTGTACAAACAAAAGGAAAACTTCAACGTGCTAATGCCGAGTATAAAACAACCGAAGAACCTTTAGATACGATTATGCCCATCGTTGTTTTAGTAGATGGAAACAGTGCGAGTGCGAGTGAAATTACAAGTGGTAGCTTGCAAGACCTCGACCGTGCGGTGATTCTTGGCACACGAACATTCGGAAAAGGACTTGTACAACAAGTAATCAACTTGCCTTATGGAGGATTAATGAAGCTAACAACAAGTAAATACTACATCCCAAGTGGTCGCTGTATCCAAGCAATTCGCTACAAACATAGTAATGGAGGACGCATGGAACACGTGCCCGATTCATTAACAAAAACATTCTATACTCGCCTTGGTCGTGCCGTTAAAGATGGTGGTGGTATCACTCCCGACATTGTTGTAAAGGCAGATTCTGTACCAAACATTGCCTTCTATCTTGCAGGGGTGCGTGATTCTAACGAAGTGATGTTTAACTATGAGGTAGATTACATTGCTAAACACCCAAATATTAGCAGTCCTGAAAAATTTGTAATAAGCGATGCCGACTACCAAATATTTAAAGATAAGGTTATTAAAAGCGGTTTTAAATACGACGGAGAAACCTCTAAATATCTCGACAACATCATTCGATTGGCTAAGTTCGAAGGTTATTACAACGATGCAAAACCACAGTTAGAAGCTCTAAAAGAAAAGCTTCAACACAACATTGCACACGATTTAGAATATAACAAAGCATTTATATCTAATCTTCTTGCTAACGACATCGTTCAGGCCTACTATTTCCAAGAAGGCGGAATTGTTCACTCTTTGCAACAAGACAAGCAATGGAAAAAGGCTGTTGAGTTGCTCAACAATCCCAAAGAATATAAAGATTTATTGAAGAAGAAATAA
- a CDS encoding HIT family protein produces MTIFSKIIAGEIPSHKIAENDKFYAFLDINPVALGHTLVVPKQEVDYIFDLSDEDLAAMNVFAKKVAHAIKTAMPCIKIGVTVIGLEVPHAHIHLVPMNSEADMNFHKPKLTPSQDELAQIAEKIRNAFEK; encoded by the coding sequence ATGACTATTTTTTCAAAGATTATCGCAGGAGAAATTCCTTCACATAAGATTGCCGAAAACGATAAGTTCTATGCTTTTCTCGACATCAATCCAGTGGCATTAGGTCACACATTGGTTGTTCCCAAACAGGAAGTAGATTATATCTTCGATTTATCAGACGAAGATTTGGCTGCAATGAACGTCTTTGCAAAGAAGGTGGCACACGCCATTAAAACAGCAATGCCATGTATAAAGATTGGCGTCACCGTTATTGGTTTAGAAGTTCCACACGCACATATTCATCTTGTTCCTATGAACTCTGAGGCTGATATGAACTTTCATAAGCCTAAGTTAACCCCCTCTCAAGATGAACTTGCACAAATAGCAGAAAAAATAAGAAACGCTTTCGAGAAATAA
- the greA gene encoding transcription elongation factor GreA, with the protein MAYMSQEGYDKLVAELKHLESVERPKASAAIAEARDKGDLSENSEYDAAKEAQAHLESKINKIKVSLSEAKIVDTSLLSADAVQIMSKVVMTNLGNNAKMTYTIVSESEANLKEGKLAITTPIAQGLLNKKVGDEVEIKIPNGTIKLRIDAISID; encoded by the coding sequence ATGGCTTACATGTCACAAGAAGGCTACGATAAACTAGTAGCTGAACTAAAACATCTCGAATCAGTTGAGCGTCCTAAAGCATCTGCCGCTATTGCTGAAGCAAGAGATAAGGGCGACCTAAGCGAAAACTCTGAGTATGATGCTGCCAAAGAGGCTCAGGCTCACCTAGAATCAAAGATTAATAAGATTAAAGTGTCTTTATCTGAAGCAAAAATCGTCGACACTTCTCTTCTTAGTGCAGATGCTGTACAAATTATGTCGAAAGTGGTTATGACCAACTTGGGTAACAATGCAAAGATGACTTACACCATTGTTAGCGAGAGCGAAGCCAACCTTAAAGAAGGAAAATTGGCTATCACTACCCCTATTGCACAAGGACTACTTAACAAAAAAGTTGGAGACGAGGTTGAAATTAAGATCCCTAACGGAACAATCAAACTACGTATCGATGCTATCAGCATTGATTAA